One window of the Oceanicaulis sp. genome contains the following:
- a CDS encoding DUF952 domain-containing protein — protein sequence MTDPVFRIAAPEALAVAAAAGAYEGEAFDRADGFIHCSTRNQLAGTLEAHYADAERLAVAEIDADALGETLRWERSRGGALFPHVYGPIPWSAVRAVHLIRKGEDGWRLGEDLA from the coding sequence ATGACCGACCCTGTCTTCCGCATCGCCGCGCCCGAGGCGCTGGCCGTCGCCGCCGCCGCTGGCGCGTATGAAGGTGAAGCCTTCGACCGTGCGGACGGCTTCATCCATTGCTCGACCCGGAACCAGCTCGCCGGCACGCTTGAGGCCCATTACGCCGACGCCGAACGGCTGGCCGTCGCCGAAATCGACGCGGACGCGCTGGGCGAGACCCTGCGCTGGGAGCGTTCGCGCGGCGGGGCGCTGTTTCCCCATGTTTACGGCCCGATTCCCTGGAGCGCGGTGCGCGCGGTCCACCTGATCCGGAAGGGCGAGGACGGCTGGCGGTTGGGCGAGGATCTGGCATGA
- a CDS encoding FAD-dependent oxidoreductase, translated as MRVAVIGAGLAGASAARALKAAGADVTLFDKGRGPGGRLSTRRVETPLGEIAFDHGCQFVTARTESFAAFLKAAEASGAAAPWPGRLVSIDRYANIEPLQERERWVGAPGMNGLVKAALDGFAPQFGRRAARLRGRPGDWTVKFEDGSEEAGFERVALTLPPEQLIDFLARSDGDYPEIIAEARGVEITPCWTVMAAIDTPYDPGFDGAQIYGGGLRWIARMASRPGRAQTEAVVLQASPDWSQSFLEEDPDTVARMLCEEAYVRFVMPEPAWSAAHRWRYALVARPAGEPCALDETGTVGVAGDWRLGRRAEQAWLSGEALGRALAS; from the coding sequence ATGCGGGTTGCGGTGATTGGAGCGGGGCTCGCCGGAGCGTCGGCAGCGCGGGCGCTGAAAGCGGCGGGCGCGGACGTCACGCTGTTCGACAAGGGTCGCGGGCCGGGCGGCCGGCTGTCCACCCGGCGCGTGGAGACCCCGCTGGGTGAAATCGCCTTCGACCATGGCTGCCAGTTCGTCACCGCGCGCACCGAAAGCTTCGCCGCCTTCCTGAAGGCGGCCGAGGCGTCCGGCGCCGCCGCCCCTTGGCCCGGGCGGCTGGTGAGCATCGACCGCTACGCCAATATCGAACCGCTGCAGGAACGCGAGCGCTGGGTCGGGGCGCCCGGCATGAACGGGCTGGTCAAGGCCGCGCTCGACGGCTTCGCCCCGCAGTTCGGCCGCCGCGCCGCACGCCTGCGCGGTAGGCCCGGCGACTGGACCGTGAAGTTCGAGGACGGCTCGGAAGAGGCCGGTTTCGAGCGCGTCGCCCTCACCCTGCCGCCCGAACAGCTGATCGACTTTCTCGCCCGCAGCGACGGGGACTATCCCGAAATCATCGCCGAAGCGCGCGGCGTGGAGATCACGCCGTGCTGGACGGTGATGGCCGCGATCGACACGCCATACGATCCCGGATTCGACGGCGCGCAAATCTATGGCGGCGGCCTGCGCTGGATCGCGCGCATGGCCTCGAGGCCCGGACGCGCGCAGACCGAGGCGGTCGTGCTGCAGGCGAGCCCGGACTGGTCGCAAAGCTTCCTTGAGGAAGACCCCGACACCGTCGCGCGCATGCTGTGCGAGGAGGCCTATGTCCGCTTCGTCATGCCAGAGCCGGCCTGGAGCGCTGCGCATCGCTGGCGCTACGCGCTCGTCGCCCGGCCGGCCGGCGAGCCGTGCGCGCTCGACGAGACCGGGACCGTCGGCGTCGCGGGCGACTGGCGGCTCGGCCGCCGCGCCGAGCAGGCCTGGCTTTCGGGCGAAGCGCTCGGCCGGGCGCTCGCGAGCTGA
- a CDS encoding MATE family efflux transporter: MTAARLTRRALFARAVPVMGANIATPLVGLVDLAVIGRTGSTEAIAAVALGGLVFNALYWSLGFLRMGATALAAQAEGGEPEDSAAVFWRGAGTGVVLGAVLLVLQSLIAPLIFLAFSGGETVEGEARAYFDARIWGAPAALAGFAIYGWLIGLGLTGRALALQIALNLANAALSLWFVLGLDLGVAGAGAASAAAQWIHLAAAGLIVLGPLRKRAAPDAARLLDRSKLARLFSVNRDIFLRTLALLAGFYWFNEASLRLGADILAANAILLQFISISAFFLDAFAHVAEAETGRAAGARDWTGLKRAFRLTSELAAACAILLGLGFLIGGQAFIHAMTDEPAVRAAAGAAIVWCALVPIAGWPSWQLDGLMIGTTRGPLMRNAMAAALVIYLALDALLRPAFGADGLWLAFLLYYVARAGTLALGWRGLRRDVLAGKTG, from the coding sequence ATGACCGCCGCCCGCCTCACCCGCCGCGCGCTGTTCGCCCGCGCCGTGCCCGTCATGGGCGCAAACATCGCGACGCCGCTGGTGGGCCTGGTCGACCTCGCCGTGATCGGCCGGACAGGCTCGACGGAAGCCATTGCAGCCGTGGCGCTGGGCGGGCTGGTCTTCAACGCGCTCTACTGGTCGCTGGGCTTTCTGAGGATGGGCGCGACCGCGCTCGCCGCCCAGGCCGAAGGCGGCGAGCCTGAAGACAGCGCAGCGGTGTTCTGGCGCGGCGCCGGCACCGGCGTGGTCCTCGGCGCGGTCCTGCTCGTCCTGCAGAGCCTGATCGCGCCCCTGATATTCCTCGCGTTTTCGGGCGGTGAAACCGTCGAAGGCGAAGCGCGGGCCTATTTCGACGCGCGCATCTGGGGCGCTCCGGCCGCGCTCGCAGGCTTTGCGATTTACGGCTGGCTGATCGGACTGGGCCTGACCGGCCGGGCGCTGGCGCTGCAGATCGCGCTCAACCTCGCCAACGCCGCCCTGTCGCTCTGGTTCGTGCTGGGGCTCGATCTCGGCGTAGCCGGCGCGGGCGCTGCGAGCGCGGCGGCGCAGTGGATCCACCTCGCAGCCGCCGGCCTCATCGTGCTCGGCCCCTTACGCAAACGAGCCGCGCCGGACGCCGCCCGCCTTCTCGACCGGAGCAAGCTCGCCCGATTGTTTTCGGTGAACCGGGACATCTTCCTGCGTACGCTCGCGCTTCTGGCCGGGTTCTACTGGTTCAACGAGGCGAGCCTCAGGCTCGGCGCGGACATCCTCGCTGCGAACGCGATCCTGCTTCAGTTCATCTCGATCAGCGCCTTCTTCCTGGACGCCTTCGCCCATGTCGCCGAAGCCGAGACCGGCAGGGCCGCCGGCGCCCGCGACTGGACGGGCCTGAAGCGCGCCTTCAGGCTGACGAGCGAGCTCGCCGCGGCGTGCGCGATTTTGCTGGGGCTGGGGTTCCTGATCGGCGGGCAGGCCTTCATCCACGCCATGACCGACGAGCCGGCCGTACGCGCCGCCGCCGGCGCGGCGATCGTGTGGTGCGCGCTGGTGCCGATCGCGGGCTGGCCGAGCTGGCAGCTCGACGGTCTGATGATCGGCACGACGCGCGGCCCGCTCATGCGCAACGCCATGGCAGCTGCGCTGGTCATCTACCTCGCGCTCGACGCCCTGCTGCGCCCCGCCTTCGGCGCAGACGGGCTGTGGCTGGCGTTCCTGCTCTACTACGTCGCCCGCGCAGGCACGCTGGCTTTGGGCTGGCGTGGGCTCAGGCGTGACGTTCTGGCGGGAAAGACCGGCTAG
- a CDS encoding DUF393 domain-containing protein: protein MDGQTQKTTESPAPEPGAADTAAGREGACAVYFDGACPLCRAEIGLYRRSGAEAEFVDLTENGPPAEISREQALGRFHVRKPDGTLVSGAAAFAELWKATPGWRTLGRVAALPPFVWIGEGLYRVFLIVRPQIQAVARRLSG, encoded by the coding sequence ATGGACGGTCAAACGCAAAAAACGACTGAATCGCCTGCGCCTGAACCCGGCGCCGCAGACACGGCGGCTGGGCGCGAAGGGGCGTGCGCGGTCTATTTCGACGGCGCCTGCCCGCTTTGCCGGGCGGAGATCGGCCTTTACCGCCGCTCTGGCGCGGAGGCCGAGTTCGTCGACCTCACCGAAAACGGCCCGCCCGCCGAGATCAGCCGTGAGCAGGCGCTGGGCCGGTTTCACGTGCGCAAGCCCGACGGAACGCTCGTCTCCGGCGCGGCGGCGTTCGCCGAACTCTGGAAAGCGACGCCGGGTTGGCGGACGCTGGGCCGGGTCGCCGCCCTGCCGCCCTTCGTCTGGATCGGCGAGGGGCTTTATCGGGTCTTCCTCATCGTCAGGCCGCAGATTCAGGCGGTGGCGCGGCGCCTGTCGGGCTGA
- a CDS encoding DUF2256 domain-containing protein — protein sequence MAKNTHRGRRTAKADLPEKTCVSCGRPFAWRKKWARDWEAVKYCSKRCAGAR from the coding sequence ATGGCGAAAAACACCCATCGGGGCCGGCGCACCGCCAAGGCGGATCTGCCTGAGAAGACCTGCGTCTCCTGCGGCCGGCCCTTCGCCTGGCGCAAGAAATGGGCGCGCGACTGGGAGGCGGTGAAATACTGCTCCAAGCGCTGCGCCGGGGCGCGTTGA
- a CDS encoding quinone-dependent dihydroorotate dehydrogenase — MSDALSKLLTFLPAETAHRAALTGLKHGFGPKASASADPVLSTAIAGLELAHPVGLAAGFDKNAEAPDALLRAGFSFVEVGAVTPRPQPGNPQPRLFRLREDRAVINRMGFNNEGLDVVKARLEARQADPAPGVIGVNLGANKDSEDRAADYAAGLKALSGLADFFTVNISSPNTPGLRGLQTGAALDDLLKKVNDARWAEPVFLKIAPDVEDADIDALVAAVVRHKLSGLIVSNTTIARPETLQSRHSGETGGLSGAPLFEASTEVLKKVRRAAGPDMPIIGVGGVDGPDTAYAKIRAGANAVQLYTALVYQGPSLAVKIRDGLATLLKRDGYERLADAVGADL, encoded by the coding sequence ATGAGCGACGCGCTTTCAAAGCTCCTGACCTTCCTGCCCGCCGAGACGGCCCATCGCGCCGCTCTGACCGGTCTCAAGCACGGCTTCGGGCCGAAGGCCTCAGCGAGCGCCGATCCGGTGCTGAGCACGGCGATCGCCGGGCTGGAGCTCGCCCATCCGGTCGGGCTCGCCGCCGGGTTCGACAAGAACGCCGAGGCGCCGGACGCGCTCCTGCGCGCCGGGTTCTCCTTCGTCGAGGTCGGCGCGGTCACCCCGCGCCCGCAGCCGGGCAATCCGCAGCCGCGCCTGTTCCGGCTGCGCGAGGACAGGGCGGTCATCAACCGCATGGGCTTCAACAATGAGGGCCTCGACGTGGTGAAGGCCCGGCTCGAGGCGCGCCAGGCTGATCCCGCGCCGGGCGTGATCGGGGTCAATCTCGGCGCCAACAAGGACAGCGAGGACCGGGCGGCAGATTATGCGGCGGGGCTGAAGGCGCTGTCCGGGCTCGCCGATTTCTTCACCGTGAACATCTCCTCGCCGAACACGCCTGGCCTGCGCGGGCTGCAGACCGGCGCGGCGCTCGACGACCTTCTCAAGAAGGTCAACGACGCGCGCTGGGCCGAACCGGTCTTCCTGAAGATCGCGCCCGACGTCGAGGACGCCGATATCGACGCGCTCGTCGCTGCCGTGGTCCGGCACAAGCTTTCAGGGCTGATCGTGTCGAACACCACGATCGCCCGGCCCGAAACGCTTCAGAGCCGGCATTCCGGCGAGACCGGCGGGCTGTCCGGCGCGCCGCTGTTCGAGGCCTCCACCGAGGTTCTCAAAAAGGTGCGCCGCGCGGCCGGCCCGGACATGCCGATCATCGGGGTGGGCGGCGTGGACGGGCCCGATACGGCCTATGCGAAGATCCGCGCCGGGGCGAACGCGGTCCAGCTCTACACCGCGCTCGTCTATCAGGGCCCGTCCCTGGCGGTGAAGATCCGCGACGGGCTCGCGACGCTATTGAAGCGGGACGGATACGAGCGGCTCGCCGACGCGGTGGGCGCCGATCTCTAG
- a CDS encoding NAD(P)-dependent alcohol dehydrogenase: protein MIRAWAAKSAGAKFEIAEYDPGPMRPDDVEIDVTSCGLCHSDLSLYEDEWGITKFPLVPGHEVVGKITQVGETVSHLEPGDTVGVGWFSRSCLVCDPCLHGDHNMCATVEQIAVGRYGGFAEKVRVQASWANRLPDDLKAEDAGPLFCGGITVFNPIVQFGVKPTDRVGVVGIGGLGHLALQFLRAWGCEVTAFTSTGSKAEEAKRLGAHRVVDSRSEEALKAEAGRFDFILSTVAVDLDWSLYLNALGPRGRLHTVGVPPKPIKAHAFQLLGNQRSVSGSPLGSPATIRDMLDFCARHGITPQVERMGMSRIGEAMEKLKSGSPRYRIVLDNDFG, encoded by the coding sequence ATGATCCGCGCCTGGGCCGCGAAATCCGCCGGAGCGAAATTCGAGATCGCCGAGTACGACCCCGGCCCGATGCGGCCCGACGATGTCGAGATCGATGTCACCAGCTGCGGGCTCTGCCATTCCGATCTGTCGCTTTACGAGGACGAATGGGGGATCACGAAATTCCCGCTCGTGCCCGGCCACGAAGTCGTCGGAAAGATCACCCAGGTCGGCGAGACTGTCAGCCATCTCGAGCCTGGCGATACCGTGGGCGTAGGCTGGTTCTCGCGCTCCTGCCTTGTCTGCGATCCCTGCCTTCACGGCGACCACAACATGTGCGCAACCGTCGAGCAGATCGCGGTGGGCCGGTATGGCGGTTTCGCCGAGAAGGTCCGCGTTCAGGCCAGCTGGGCGAACCGTCTGCCCGACGATCTCAAGGCCGAGGACGCAGGCCCGCTCTTCTGCGGCGGGATCACCGTGTTCAACCCGATCGTCCAGTTCGGCGTGAAGCCCACCGACCGCGTCGGCGTGGTCGGCATCGGCGGGCTGGGCCATCTGGCGCTTCAGTTCCTGAGGGCCTGGGGCTGCGAGGTGACCGCCTTCACCTCCACCGGCTCGAAAGCCGAGGAGGCGAAACGCCTGGGCGCACACCGGGTCGTCGACAGCCGGTCGGAAGAGGCGCTCAAGGCCGAGGCGGGCCGGTTCGATTTCATCCTGTCCACCGTCGCCGTCGATCTGGACTGGAGCCTTTATCTCAACGCACTCGGCCCGCGCGGCCGGCTTCACACGGTCGGCGTGCCGCCCAAGCCCATCAAGGCGCACGCCTTCCAGCTTCTGGGAAACCAGCGCTCGGTCTCCGGCTCGCCGCTGGGCAGCCCGGCGACCATCCGCGACATGCTCGATTTCTGCGCCCGGCACGGGATAACCCCCCAGGTCGAGCGCATGGGCATGAGCCGGATCGGCGAGGCGATGGAAAAGCTCAAGTCCGGCTCCCCGCGCTACCGGATCGTGCTGGACAACGATTTCGGGTGA
- a CDS encoding PaaI family thioesterase — MSDDLQSRLDQLAPLLVAGSPHAVDLGFQLARIAPGEAALRAPYREDLVGDPETGVMHGGVVTALLDHACGTAAFAGLGGDKATATLDLRLDYMRPATPGREIVAEARTTKVAGLFAFVDAVAHNGDRDDPIATARAAFMVTRASQEAAERARADIERGVTPISKLPGEGGAA, encoded by the coding sequence ATGAGCGACGATCTTCAATCCCGGCTCGACCAGCTCGCCCCGCTGCTGGTCGCCGGAAGCCCCCATGCGGTCGATCTCGGCTTTCAGCTCGCGCGCATCGCGCCGGGCGAAGCGGCCCTGCGCGCGCCCTATCGCGAGGACCTCGTGGGCGATCCCGAGACCGGCGTGATGCATGGCGGGGTGGTCACCGCCCTGCTCGACCACGCCTGCGGCACCGCCGCCTTCGCCGGGCTGGGCGGAGACAAGGCCACCGCCACGCTCGACCTGCGGCTGGACTACATGCGGCCCGCCACGCCGGGCCGGGAGATCGTCGCCGAAGCCCGCACCACCAAGGTCGCAGGGCTTTTCGCCTTCGTCGATGCGGTCGCCCATAACGGCGATCGGGACGATCCCATCGCCACCGCGCGCGCGGCCTTCATGGTGACGCGCGCCAGCCAGGAAGCCGCCGAACGCGCCCGGGCCGACATCGAACGCGGCGTCACGCCGATCTCGAAACTGCCCGGCGAAGGAGGCGCGGCGTGA
- a CDS encoding PaaI family thioesterase: MSDRLSLLLSSPYVKRFGVIFDTHGDELTGVLPYKDTLVGNPLIPALHGGAIGAFMEITASAGLLAAGDLAAPPKPIDVAVDYLRPGRPENVYARASITRQGSRVANVRVEAWQERRSAPIATLHGHFLIKPA, from the coding sequence GTGAGCGACCGTCTGAGCCTTCTTCTCTCGAGCCCCTATGTGAAGCGCTTCGGCGTGATCTTCGATACGCATGGCGACGAGCTGACCGGCGTGCTGCCCTACAAGGACACGCTGGTCGGCAATCCGCTGATCCCGGCGCTCCACGGCGGCGCGATCGGCGCCTTCATGGAGATCACGGCGTCCGCCGGCCTGCTCGCCGCCGGCGATCTCGCCGCCCCACCCAAGCCCATCGACGTGGCGGTCGATTATCTGCGCCCCGGCCGGCCTGAAAACGTCTACGCCCGCGCCTCGATCACCCGGCAGGGCTCGCGCGTGGCGAATGTGCGCGTCGAAGCCTGGCAGGAGCGCCGCTCCGCCCCCATCGCCACCCTGCACGGCCACTTCCTGATCAAGCCGGCCTAG
- a CDS encoding histone deacetylase → MLPIVHHPAYVAEDVPATHRFPMGKFRAVAEACVRTGLAASFEDFHRPAPAPESWLALAHDPAYVDQVCRQTVPAPLERKIGFKMTAPVALRSRCAVAGTALAARLALEHGAACNTAGGSHHAAHDGGAGFCVFNDVAVAARLMQAEGLARRVLVIDLDVHQGDGTARIFKADASVFTLSVHCEENWPRRKAVSDLDLGLPRGTGDADYLKAAKAAVENALEAARPDLVFYNAGVDPHREDRLGLLDLTDAGLAAREAMVFEAVMRRGVPIVGVLGGGYSRDIEALAGRHVLLHRAAAEALSAYA, encoded by the coding sequence TTGCTGCCCATCGTCCACCATCCCGCCTATGTCGCCGAGGACGTGCCGGCCACCCACCGCTTTCCGATGGGAAAGTTCAGGGCGGTGGCCGAAGCCTGCGTTCGCACAGGGCTCGCGGCGTCTTTCGAGGACTTCCACAGGCCCGCCCCGGCGCCGGAAAGCTGGCTCGCCCTGGCTCACGACCCGGCCTATGTCGATCAGGTCTGCCGGCAGACCGTTCCGGCGCCGCTCGAACGAAAAATCGGGTTCAAGATGACCGCGCCTGTCGCCCTGCGCTCGCGCTGCGCTGTGGCGGGCACCGCGCTGGCCGCGCGGCTGGCGCTTGAGCACGGCGCGGCGTGCAACACCGCAGGCGGCAGCCATCACGCCGCCCATGACGGCGGTGCGGGGTTCTGCGTCTTCAACGACGTCGCGGTCGCCGCGCGGCTGATGCAGGCCGAAGGGCTGGCGCGCCGGGTGCTGGTGATCGATCTCGACGTCCATCAGGGCGACGGCACGGCCCGCATCTTCAAGGCCGACGCGAGCGTCTTCACCCTGTCGGTGCATTGCGAGGAGAACTGGCCGCGCCGCAAGGCGGTCTCCGACCTCGATCTCGGCCTTCCGCGCGGGACCGGCGACGCAGACTATCTCAAAGCGGCGAAAGCGGCGGTCGAGAACGCGCTGGAAGCCGCCCGGCCCGATCTGGTTTTCTATAACGCCGGTGTCGATCCCCATCGCGAGGACCGGCTGGGCCTGCTCGACCTCACCGACGCCGGCCTCGCCGCGCGCGAGGCCATGGTGTTCGAGGCGGTGATGCGGCGGGGCGTGCCGATCGTCGGGGTGCTCGGCGGCGGCTATTCGCGCGATATCGAGGCGCTGGCGGGCCGGCACGTGCTTCTGCACAGGGCGGCCGCCGAGGCGCTCTCGGCCTATGCCTGA